One genomic segment of Thermodesulfobacteriota bacterium includes these proteins:
- a CDS encoding tetratricopeptide repeat protein gives MKTRVYSKTISIVFLFFSLLFMISCQQTKDFSSELTEDLPNPVSDFTENDNYKIGLKWYQQGEYRIAKKMWLPMARGGDCDAEYAIGLLYFDGLGIRKNRDTALRWWIRAANQAQPQALNTMGVVFAHRSVPYTRLNCKKGCGEPRDLVEAYKWFGLAEKYGPPREVQFAQKSMNRISIDMSNVQIKEAKVLIDEWQPEPAKCRSRDLIIVSLSQTFIP, from the coding sequence ATGAAAACTAGAGTTTATAGTAAAACTATATCGATCGTATTTCTATTTTTTTCACTGTTATTTATGATTTCCTGTCAGCAAACAAAAGATTTTAGTAGTGAACTAACCGAGGATCTTCCTAATCCGGTGAGTGATTTTACTGAGAATGATAACTACAAAATTGGTCTAAAGTGGTACCAGCAGGGTGAGTATCGTATTGCTAAAAAAATGTGGCTTCCAATGGCAAGAGGAGGCGATTGTGATGCAGAGTATGCAATCGGGCTTCTATATTTCGATGGATTAGGAATTAGGAAAAACCGGGATACTGCCCTTAGATGGTGGATAAGGGCGGCAAATCAGGCTCAACCACAGGCGCTAAATACCATGGGAGTAGTTTTTGCACATAGAAGTGTTCCATATACCAGGCTTAATTGTAAAAAGGGCTGCGGCGAGCCTAGAGATCTTGTGGAGGCTTATAAATGGTTTGGGCTTGCTGAGAAGTATGGACCGCCGAGAGAAGTTCAATTTGCTCAGAAATCTATGAACCGAATCAGCATCGACATGAGTAATGTGCAGATCAAAGAAGCCAAAGTATTGATAGATGAATGGCAGCCAGAGCCCGCTAAATGCAGATCAAGAGACTTAATAATTGTAAGTCTCAGCCAGACTTTTATACCTTAA
- the metF gene encoding methylenetetrahydrofolate reductase [NAD(P)H], protein MRFSDYLNNKNKKPLISFEIFPPKTKKGLDNLQFELSLLTTLTPDFITVTYGAMGTTRDKTLDIASLIKNRFGIESACHLTCVGATKNELDSMLEKIYQGGVRNIVALRGDPPQGETNFIASKDGLSHGNELVEHIRNFESRKASSDHFGLAVAGYPEKHIEAPEMDVDLANLKRKVDAGADVIITQLFFDNKYYFDFVDRVRDIGISVPVIPGIMPILSAKQIKRITSMCGTSIPQELKAKLDSATDDDAKARDIGIQQCIEQSKELIARGVPGIHFYVLNKSTHMIRIMEALSGDLETAT, encoded by the coding sequence ATGCGATTTTCGGATTATTTGAACAATAAAAATAAAAAACCTCTAATATCATTTGAGATATTCCCGCCCAAGACAAAAAAGGGCTTGGATAATTTGCAATTTGAACTATCTCTGCTTACTACCTTAACGCCTGATTTTATTACTGTTACTTATGGCGCAATGGGTACAACAAGAGATAAAACTCTAGATATTGCATCACTAATCAAAAACCGTTTTGGCATAGAGTCCGCATGCCATCTAACATGTGTCGGGGCAACAAAGAACGAACTTGACTCTATGCTTGAGAAAATTTACCAAGGTGGAGTGAGAAACATTGTTGCACTTAGAGGAGATCCTCCGCAGGGTGAGACTAATTTTATTGCTTCCAAGGATGGATTGTCCCACGGCAATGAACTTGTTGAACATATTAGAAATTTTGAATCTCGCAAAGCCAGTTCGGATCATTTCGGTCTCGCTGTAGCAGGCTATCCTGAAAAACATATAGAGGCCCCAGAGATGGATGTAGATTTGGCAAATCTAAAAAGAAAAGTAGACGCAGGGGCTGATGTCATTATCACACAATTATTCTTTGACAATAAGTATTATTTTGATTTTGTAGATAGGGTAAGAGATATAGGTATCAGCGTTCCTGTAATCCCAGGCATCATGCCAATACTATCTGCAAAACAGATAAAGAGAATTACCTCTATGTGCGGCACAAGCATACCACAGGAACTAAAAGCTAAGCTTGATTCGGCTACGGATGATGATGCTAAAGCTAGAGACATCGGAATCCAGCAATGTATTGAACAATCTAAAGAACTTATCGCCCGGGGGGTTCCCGGGATTCATTTCTATGTGCTTAATAAATCAACCCATATGATAAGAATAATGGAAGCATTGTCAGGTGATTTGGAAACAGCTACATAG
- the ubiE gene encoding bifunctional demethylmenaquinone methyltransferase/2-methoxy-6-polyprenyl-1,4-benzoquinol methylase UbiE has protein sequence MPETTSLFNKIAKHYDSLNTFFSFGMDKLWRRKLVHEIEGSDLVLDIATGTGEVAIEAIKKLQRAQVVGIDPSSEMLRMAKPKCEVREYKNKIKLVQGYAEQLPFTNDTFDAITIAFGIRNTVNPLESLTEMNRVLKPGGKLAILEFTIPKNAIFAPIYLFYFRKFLPFIGSFFGSQKEYKYLSDSTSEFPQRGKFIEIMNKAEFTTHESIELMIGTVIIYRGIKNQ, from the coding sequence ATGCCTGAGACAACATCTCTTTTTAATAAAATTGCAAAGCACTATGACTCTCTAAACACTTTCTTTAGTTTTGGAATGGATAAGCTTTGGAGGAGAAAGCTGGTACATGAGATAGAGGGTTCAGATCTTGTTTTAGATATAGCTACGGGCACTGGAGAAGTTGCAATTGAAGCTATAAAAAAACTGCAAAGGGCTCAGGTAGTGGGAATTGATCCAAGCAGTGAAATGCTCAGAATGGCAAAACCCAAATGTGAAGTCCGGGAATATAAAAACAAGATTAAGTTAGTCCAAGGATATGCTGAGCAACTACCATTCACTAACGACACGTTTGATGCTATCACTATTGCATTTGGAATAAGAAATACTGTGAATCCGCTAGAGTCGCTTACCGAGATGAACAGAGTTTTAAAGCCCGGAGGAAAGCTAGCTATACTAGAATTTACAATTCCTAAAAATGCCATATTTGCACCAATCTATTTATTTTATTTTAGAAAATTTCTGCCATTTATCGGATCATTTTTCGGAAGCCAAAAAGAGTACAAGTATCTCTCCGATTCAACATCAGAGTTTCCACAAAGGGGAAAATTTATTGAAATTATGAATAAAGCAGAATTTACCACTCATGAATCTATAGAGCTTATGATTGGAACTGTAATAATATACAGAGGAATTAAAAACCAATAA
- the pdxH gene encoding pyridoxamine 5'-phosphate oxidase has protein sequence MSNSEDTLNKQFGLYELNERDVDPNPIIQFRNWYQEALSADLIHPNAFTLATSTNEEKPSARVVLLKDFDEHGFVFYTNSSSKKGHELSNNPCAAMCFWWGKLERQVRIEGSIQIVSVQEANEYFASRPRGSQIGAWASEQSSVISGREILDDRFKEFEDKYKDQAVPRPPYWNGYRLVAETIEFWQGRDNRLHDRLVYTHADEGSWKIERLAP, from the coding sequence ATGAGCAACTCCGAAGATACACTTAATAAACAATTTGGTCTATATGAGCTTAATGAGAGGGATGTAGATCCTAATCCGATAATACAGTTTCGCAATTGGTATCAAGAAGCTCTTTCGGCTGACCTTATACACCCAAATGCATTTACTCTTGCTACATCAACTAATGAAGAAAAGCCTTCTGCCAGGGTTGTTCTTCTTAAAGATTTTGATGAGCACGGTTTTGTTTTCTATACAAACTCTAGTAGTAAAAAAGGTCATGAGCTCAGCAATAACCCCTGTGCTGCTATGTGTTTTTGGTGGGGCAAGCTGGAAAGGCAGGTAAGAATCGAGGGTAGTATCCAAATAGTCTCCGTTCAGGAAGCAAACGAATATTTTGCAAGCAGGCCCAGAGGAAGTCAGATCGGGGCATGGGCATCTGAGCAGAGTAGTGTAATATCCGGCAGAGAGATCTTAGATGATAGATTTAAAGAGTTTGAAGACAAGTACAAAGATCAAGCTGTTCCCAGACCCCCTTATTGGAACGGATATAGATTAGTTGCAGAGACGATTGAGTTTTGGCAGGGAAGAGATAATAGGCTTCATGATAGGCTTGTTTACACGCATGCAGATGAGGGCAGTTGGAAAATTGAGCGACTTGCTCCTTAA
- a CDS encoding TIGR01777 family oxidoreductase, which translates to MSKTVLISGAAGFIGTHLTQLLVANGYEIKILTRSAKSSKENVINWDPDKGELDAEALEGLYAVVHLAGENIAGRWTEGKKSKIENSRVDGTTLLSETLANLQNKPKVLVAASAIGYYGSRGDELLTEDSSSGNGFLADVGVKWEQATKSAELAGIRVCNLRIGLVLGIDGGALEKILTPFKLGLGGKIGDGRQYWSWIAIQDLVEIIYFLIKNEQVLGPVNGVAPIAVTNDEFTSALGRALNRPTILPLPAFAVRGLFGEMGEETMLSSTRVVPQKLLDSGYKFKYTTLQDALSDILKTNQ; encoded by the coding sequence ATGTCCAAGACTGTACTAATATCAGGAGCAGCTGGCTTTATTGGAACTCATTTGACACAGCTATTGGTCGCAAATGGGTATGAGATAAAGATTCTCACAAGATCAGCAAAGTCCTCTAAAGAAAATGTTATAAACTGGGATCCCGACAAGGGTGAATTGGATGCTGAGGCACTAGAAGGTCTTTATGCCGTAGTTCATTTAGCGGGTGAGAACATAGCAGGTAGATGGACTGAGGGAAAAAAGTCTAAAATTGAAAACAGCAGGGTAGATGGCACAACACTACTATCAGAGACTCTGGCAAATCTTCAAAATAAACCAAAAGTGCTAGTTGCGGCCTCAGCAATTGGATACTATGGTAGCCGAGGGGATGAATTATTAACTGAAGACAGCTCAAGTGGTAATGGGTTTTTGGCAGATGTCGGGGTTAAGTGGGAGCAAGCTACAAAGAGCGCAGAGCTAGCTGGAATCAGAGTTTGCAATCTGCGAATTGGATTAGTTTTGGGTATAGATGGCGGCGCCTTAGAAAAAATTCTGACCCCATTTAAACTAGGCTTGGGCGGGAAAATTGGAGACGGCAGACAGTACTGGAGCTGGATTGCAATACAAGACCTAGTGGAAATTATCTACTTTTTAATAAAAAACGAACAAGTCTTAGGCCCAGTTAACGGCGTTGCCCCAATTGCGGTTACTAATGATGAATTTACCTCCGCTTTAGGCAGAGCCCTTAATCGACCCACGATATTGCCTCTGCCAGCCTTTGCTGTTAGAGGGCTATTTGGAGAAATGGGCGAAGAGACTATGCTTTCTAGCACCAGAGTGGTTCCACAAAAGTTGTTGGATTCAGGCTACAAATTTAAATATACTACCTTGCAAGATGCACTGTCAGATATATTAAAAACAAATCAATGA
- a CDS encoding LLM class flavin-dependent oxidoreductase has protein sequence MKPVGLILDSDNISDLVLLAKKAEDANFDSVWATELYRTSFGQLSAVASATTHIKLGTAVALAFVRSPLITSLTALDLDEISNGRLILGLGTGAKRTNEMWHGVSHGKPVAKIKECIDLIRLFSSEAHTGDPITYEGEYYKISNKGYHRAFAPARETIPIYLAGVGSNMVRASAEVADGYLGHVVCSLRYMKEVVSKNIAAGLKHSGKSREDFNACSIITCAISENRPQALEAARATIAFYATVRTYEPPFKLHGFTKETEKVRDAFFKKDINRMISSVTDDMVNTFAIVGTASECRRRVEEYREFIDLPILSAPHYYLDFEEVKNYQNAILETFSSS, from the coding sequence GTGAAACCAGTTGGATTAATTCTAGATAGCGATAATATTTCAGATCTGGTGTTATTAGCAAAGAAAGCTGAAGATGCCAATTTTGACTCTGTATGGGCAACAGAACTCTACAGAACCAGCTTCGGACAGCTATCTGCGGTAGCATCAGCTACTACACACATCAAGCTTGGTACAGCTGTGGCACTCGCTTTTGTGAGAAGCCCTCTAATAACTTCATTAACAGCTCTAGATCTGGACGAAATATCTAACGGAAGGCTGATCCTAGGACTTGGGACTGGGGCAAAAAGAACAAATGAGATGTGGCATGGCGTTAGCCACGGAAAGCCTGTCGCCAAGATCAAAGAGTGCATAGATCTTATTAGACTATTTAGCTCAGAAGCTCACACAGGGGATCCTATAACTTATGAGGGTGAGTACTACAAAATTTCAAACAAGGGCTATCACAGGGCCTTTGCGCCGGCCAGAGAGACCATTCCTATCTATTTAGCAGGAGTGGGAAGTAATATGGTAAGAGCATCTGCGGAAGTTGCAGATGGCTATCTGGGCCACGTGGTTTGCTCGCTGAGGTATATGAAAGAGGTTGTTAGTAAAAATATTGCAGCGGGGCTAAAACACTCTGGCAAATCCCGGGAGGATTTTAATGCCTGCTCCATCATCACTTGTGCCATATCTGAGAATAGACCACAAGCACTCGAAGCAGCCAGGGCTACTATAGCTTTTTACGCTACTGTTAGAACATATGAACCGCCTTTTAAACTACACGGCTTTACAAAAGAGACTGAAAAAGTAAGGGATGCTTTCTTTAAAAAAGACATAAATAGGATGATAAGCTCCGTTACTGATGATATGGTAAACACCTTTGCGATTGTAGGAACGGCCTCTGAATGCCGCAGAAGGGTTGAAGAATACAGGGAGTTTATTGATCTTCCTATACTTAGTGCCCCACATTATTACCTTGATTTTGAAGAAGTAAAGAACTACCAAAACGCAATTTTAGAGACATTCTCTTCTAGTTAA
- the rplQ gene encoding 50S ribosomal protein L17 — protein MRHKRVGRKLGVTTKHRKSMLRNMVTDLFRNDSLRTTDTRAKEIRRAAEKIITLAKEGTLHKRRQAAAYVKDKEVLQKLFDELAQRFKDRPGGYTRITKLGFRKGDNTPISLIELVEEEYKPKKKKKAKAAPKKKTTPKAKDDSAKAKSSKKESAEELGLIDEEKKAAEAVVAAEAVEEVTQEPEAKVEETPEAEVKEAPVEETAAEAKQEAPAEEEAQAPEAAAQEAPAEEKPEEPAAEAAQEEAQEVEEPVAKEEAPAQEPEVEAKAEEEIEAKADTEESSQEAQEDTQSEEEKEKEEK, from the coding sequence ATGAGACATAAAAGAGTAGGAAGAAAACTTGGAGTAACTACAAAGCATAGAAAATCAATGCTTCGCAATATGGTTACCGATTTGTTTCGTAACGATAGCTTAAGAACTACTGACACAAGAGCTAAAGAAATCAGAAGAGCTGCGGAGAAGATTATTACTCTTGCAAAAGAGGGTACGCTTCATAAAAGAAGACAAGCGGCTGCCTATGTAAAAGATAAAGAAGTTCTGCAGAAACTATTTGATGAGCTTGCCCAAAGATTCAAAGACCGTCCCGGCGGTTATACAAGAATCACTAAACTTGGTTTCAGAAAAGGAGATAACACTCCTATATCATTAATTGAGCTAGTTGAAGAAGAGTATAAACCTAAAAAGAAAAAGAAAGCTAAAGCTGCACCTAAAAAGAAAACGACTCCTAAAGCAAAAGATGATTCAGCTAAAGCAAAGAGTTCTAAAAAAGAATCTGCTGAAGAACTAGGGTTAATAGATGAAGAGAAAAAGGCTGCAGAGGCTGTAGTAGCAGCTGAGGCTGTAGAAGAAGTAACCCAAGAGCCTGAGGCAAAGGTTGAGGAAACTCCTGAGGCTGAAGTAAAAGAAGCTCCAGTAGAAGAAACAGCTGCGGAAGCAAAGCAAGAAGCACCGGCCGAAGAAGAGGCGCAAGCACCTGAGGCGGCGGCACAAGAAGCTCCGGCAGAGGAAAAACCTGAAGAACCAGCAGCAGAAGCAGCCCAAGAAGAGGCCCAAGAAGTAGAAGAGCCTGTGGCTAAAGAAGAAGCACCAGCTCAGGAGCCAGAAGTTGAAGCAAAGGCTGAAGAAGAAATAGAGGCTAAGGCTGATACAGAAGAGTCTTCACAAGAAGCTCAGGAAGATACACAGAGCGAAGAAGAAAAAGAGAAAGAAGAAAAGTAA
- a CDS encoding DNA-directed RNA polymerase subunit alpha — MKDFQKNWQDLIKPKRIEKEEKSATPFYSKFICEPLERGYGVTLGNALRRVLLSSIQGPAITSIKIDGVLHEFSSMPGIKEDVTEIILNLKGIELKMHSYESQIITVSASGECNITAGDIILNQNVEILNTDHHIATLAEGAKLEMEMTVEMGRGYEAVEKRGELQTTIGLIPIDALFSPVRKVNYTVTNSRVGRRTDFQRLTLEVWTNGTILPEDAVAYAAKIVKNQLTIFINFDESEIDEVPESEEKQEIKGTEEILFNTIEEMDLSARSLNCLRKAGIEYAGDLIQRTEDDLLNLENFGKRSLFEIRERLEEMGLGLGLAINSEVFDAEKEKRSERLASQ; from the coding sequence GTGAAGGACTTTCAAAAGAATTGGCAAGATCTTATAAAACCTAAAAGGATAGAAAAAGAAGAGAAGAGTGCTACTCCATTTTACTCAAAATTTATTTGTGAGCCTCTAGAGAGGGGCTACGGTGTAACACTTGGCAACGCCCTTAGAAGAGTGCTGCTTTCCTCTATTCAAGGACCTGCTATAACCTCCATTAAAATTGATGGTGTACTGCATGAATTCTCATCTATGCCAGGCATAAAAGAGGATGTTACAGAAATAATTTTAAACTTAAAAGGAATTGAGCTTAAGATGCATTCCTACGAGTCTCAGATTATTACAGTAAGTGCAAGCGGAGAATGTAATATTACAGCAGGTGATATAATACTAAATCAGAATGTAGAAATTCTAAATACTGATCACCATATCGCCACTTTAGCAGAGGGAGCAAAGCTAGAGATGGAAATGACTGTTGAGATGGGTAGAGGCTATGAAGCTGTAGAAAAAAGAGGTGAGCTTCAGACAACGATAGGTCTTATTCCAATAGACGCTCTATTCTCTCCTGTAAGAAAAGTAAATTACACAGTTACCAACTCTAGGGTAGGTAGACGTACTGACTTTCAGAGACTTACACTGGAAGTATGGACGAACGGCACAATTTTGCCTGAAGACGCAGTTGCGTATGCGGCTAAGATTGTAAAAAATCAGCTTACAATATTTATAAACTTTGATGAATCAGAGATTGATGAAGTCCCTGAGAGTGAAGAAAAACAAGAGATTAAAGGAACTGAAGAAATATTATTTAATACAATTGAAGAGATGGATCTTTCTGCTAGATCTCTTAACTGTCTTAGAAAAGCGGGAATTGAGTATGCAGGGGATTTGATCCAGAGAACAGAAGATGATCTTCTTAACCTTGAGAATTTTGGTAAGAGGTCACTTTTTGAAATTAGGGAAAGACTTGAGGAGATGGGTCTTGGTTTAGGACTTGCCATTAACTCTGAAGTCTTTGATGCTGAGAAAGAAAAACGTAGCGAGAGATTGGCTTCTCAATAA
- the rpsD gene encoding 30S ribosomal protein S4, whose product MGRYTGPTDRISRREGVNLFLKGERSYNGKTAIEKRPDQVPGEHGKFRSKFSEFGVRLREKQKVKRMYGLREKQFKKYFQKASHIKGVTGFILLSLLERRLDNVVFRLCLGSSRNDARQLVSHKHILVNGEVLNVPSYMVQEGDTIEIREKSKKLQRIHEALEFRSRRGIPEWLSLDEEKYVGTVTKLPERDDVTFPIDEQLIVEFYSRV is encoded by the coding sequence ATGGGCAGATACACTGGGCCAACAGATAGAATATCCAGAAGAGAGGGAGTTAACCTTTTTCTAAAGGGTGAGAGAAGCTATAACGGTAAGACCGCAATTGAAAAAAGGCCGGACCAGGTTCCTGGAGAGCATGGTAAATTCAGAAGCAAGTTCTCAGAGTTTGGAGTAAGGCTTAGAGAAAAGCAGAAAGTTAAAAGAATGTACGGTCTTAGAGAAAAGCAATTTAAAAAGTATTTCCAAAAAGCCTCTCATATTAAAGGTGTAACTGGTTTTATTCTTCTTTCTCTACTCGAAAGAAGGCTCGATAATGTTGTATTTCGTCTATGTTTGGGAAGCTCCAGAAACGATGCAAGACAGTTAGTAAGCCACAAACATATACTAGTTAACGGAGAAGTACTTAATGTTCCTTCTTATATGGTACAAGAAGGAGATACAATCGAAATTAGAGAAAAGAGCAAAAAACTTCAGAGAATACATGAAGCTCTTGAGTTTAGATCCAGAAGAGGTATCCCTGAATGGCTGAGTCTAGATGAAGAGAAATATGTTGGAACTGTAACAAAACTACCGGAAAGAGATGACGTAACATTCCCAATTGATGAACAGTTGATTGTTGAGTTCTATTCAAGAGTATAA
- the rpsK gene encoding 30S ribosomal protein S11 yields the protein MATKKSSKKKTKKFVEQGVINIQATFNNTIITISDTGGNVISWSSGGMKGFKGTRKGTPFAAQIAAEDAAKKAATFGMKSVQVFVKGPGPGREPAIRSIQASGLKITFIRDVTPIPHNGCRPPGRRRV from the coding sequence ATGGCTACAAAGAAAAGTAGTAAGAAGAAAACTAAAAAATTTGTAGAGCAAGGCGTGATTAACATTCAAGCCACATTTAATAACACTATTATTACTATCAGTGATACCGGCGGAAATGTAATCTCTTGGTCAAGCGGCGGAATGAAAGGGTTTAAAGGTACTCGTAAGGGAACGCCGTTTGCAGCTCAGATCGCTGCTGAAGACGCTGCTAAAAAAGCTGCTACTTTCGGCATGAAGAGCGTACAAGTTTTCGTTAAAGGGCCTGGCCCCGGTAGAGAGCCTGCAATTAGGTCAATACAGGCATCAGGGCTAAAAATTACATTTATTAGAGACGTGACTCCTATTCCGCATAATGGCTGCAGGCCGCCGGGAAGAAGGAGAGTTTAA